Proteins encoded in a region of the Sceloporus undulatus isolate JIND9_A2432 ecotype Alabama chromosome 11, SceUnd_v1.1, whole genome shotgun sequence genome:
- the SERPINF1 gene encoding pigment epithelium-derived factor isoform X2 — protein sequence MRILVVLLCLGLLVFSCRSQDSGTSTNQQDPEADTEGGVEEEDPFYKSPVNKLAAAVSNFGYDLYRQQSSQTPSANVLLSPFSIATALSGLSLGAGERTEDIISRALFYDLLNKAEIHSNYKELLAGIAAPTKGLKTVSRLIMERRLRMKIGFVNELEKSYGVRPRVLSGNARADLQEINNWVQQRTGGKVTRFLGEIPDGISIFLLGAAYFKGQWVTRFDNKLTKLHDFHLDEERTVRVPMMSAPQAILKYGFDSELNCKIAQLPLTGGISIMFFLPQSVTQNMTLIEESLTSEFVHDIDKQLKTVHAVLSMPRLKLTAETGLTGTLQEMRLQALFSTPDFSKIAAKAIKLSHVQHKVALELGEDGVSSVFTPDTEAARLNFPIDYHLDKPFLFVLRDNETGTLLFIGKILDPRST from the exons ATGCGAATTCTGGTGGTTCTTCTGTGTCTGGGACTCCTAGTGTTCTCCTGCAGAAGCCAAGATTCAGGCACAAGCACCAACCAGCAG gatcctgaGGCCGACACTGAAGGTGGGGTGGAAGAGGAAGACCCCTTCTACAAGAGCCCTGTGAACAAGTTGGCTGCGGCCGTCTCCAACTTCGGCTATGACCTCTACCGCCAGCAGTCCAGCCAGACGCCCAGCGCCAATGTGCTGCTGTCGCCCTTCAGCATCGCCACAGCCCTCTCAGGCCTTTCTTTGG GTGCGGGAGAACGGACGGAAGACATCATATCGCGGGCTCTGTTCTACGACCTGCTCAACAAGGCTGAGATCCACAGTAACTACAAGGAGCTCCTGGCTGGCATCGCAGCCCCCACCAAAGGCTTGAAGACAGTTTCTCGCCTCATCATGGAAAGAA GGCTAAGGATGAAAATTGGCTTTGTGAACGAGCTGGAGAAGTCCTATGGCGTCCGTCCCAGAGTGCTGAGTGGAAATGCCCGAGCCGACTTGCAAGAGATCAACAACTGGGTGCAGCAAAGGACTGGTGGGAAGGTCACCAGGTTCTTGGGGGAGATCCCTGATGGCATCAGCATCTTCCTCCTCGGGGCTGCGTATTTCAAAG GACAGTGGGTGACCCGATTCGACAACAAGCTCACCAAGCTACACGACTTCCACCTGGATGAAGAGAGGACCGTGAGGGTGCCCATGATGTCAGCCCCACAGGCCATCTTGAAATATGGCTTTGACTCGGAGCTCAACTGCAAG ATTGCACAGCTCCCCCTGACAGGAGGCATCAGCATCATGTTCTTCCTGCCCCAAAGCGTGACCCAGAATATGACCCTGATTGAGGAGAGCCTCACCTCCGAGTTTGTCCATGACATTGACAAGCAGCTGAAGACCGTCCACGCGGTGCTGAGCATGCCCCGGCTCAAATTGACAGCAGAGACTGGGCTCACTGGCACCCTCCAGGAAATGC ggctccaGGCGCTCTTCTCAACACCTGACTTCAGCAAGATTGCCGCAAAGGCCATCAAGCTCTCCCACGTCCAACACAAAGTGGCCTTGGAACTCGGGGAAGATGGGGTCAGCTCTGTGTTCACACCAGACACGGAGGCTGCCCGCCTGAATTTCCCCATCGACTATCACCTGGACAAGCCTTTCCTCTTTGTGCTCCGGGACAATGAGACAGGCACACTCCTCTTCATCGGGAAAATCCTGGACCCCCGGAGTACTTAG
- the SERPINF1 gene encoding pigment epithelium-derived factor isoform X1 codes for MQPVHVLEGSDPRPGPAMRILVVLLCLGLLVFSCRSQDSGTSTNQQDPEADTEGGVEEEDPFYKSPVNKLAAAVSNFGYDLYRQQSSQTPSANVLLSPFSIATALSGLSLGAGERTEDIISRALFYDLLNKAEIHSNYKELLAGIAAPTKGLKTVSRLIMERRLRMKIGFVNELEKSYGVRPRVLSGNARADLQEINNWVQQRTGGKVTRFLGEIPDGISIFLLGAAYFKGQWVTRFDNKLTKLHDFHLDEERTVRVPMMSAPQAILKYGFDSELNCKIAQLPLTGGISIMFFLPQSVTQNMTLIEESLTSEFVHDIDKQLKTVHAVLSMPRLKLTAETGLTGTLQEMRLQALFSTPDFSKIAAKAIKLSHVQHKVALELGEDGVSSVFTPDTEAARLNFPIDYHLDKPFLFVLRDNETGTLLFIGKILDPRST; via the exons ATGCAGCCCGTACACGTGTTAGAAGGATCAGACCCAAGGCCAG GCCCCGCCATGCGAATTCTGGTGGTTCTTCTGTGTCTGGGACTCCTAGTGTTCTCCTGCAGAAGCCAAGATTCAGGCACAAGCACCAACCAGCAG gatcctgaGGCCGACACTGAAGGTGGGGTGGAAGAGGAAGACCCCTTCTACAAGAGCCCTGTGAACAAGTTGGCTGCGGCCGTCTCCAACTTCGGCTATGACCTCTACCGCCAGCAGTCCAGCCAGACGCCCAGCGCCAATGTGCTGCTGTCGCCCTTCAGCATCGCCACAGCCCTCTCAGGCCTTTCTTTGG GTGCGGGAGAACGGACGGAAGACATCATATCGCGGGCTCTGTTCTACGACCTGCTCAACAAGGCTGAGATCCACAGTAACTACAAGGAGCTCCTGGCTGGCATCGCAGCCCCCACCAAAGGCTTGAAGACAGTTTCTCGCCTCATCATGGAAAGAA GGCTAAGGATGAAAATTGGCTTTGTGAACGAGCTGGAGAAGTCCTATGGCGTCCGTCCCAGAGTGCTGAGTGGAAATGCCCGAGCCGACTTGCAAGAGATCAACAACTGGGTGCAGCAAAGGACTGGTGGGAAGGTCACCAGGTTCTTGGGGGAGATCCCTGATGGCATCAGCATCTTCCTCCTCGGGGCTGCGTATTTCAAAG GACAGTGGGTGACCCGATTCGACAACAAGCTCACCAAGCTACACGACTTCCACCTGGATGAAGAGAGGACCGTGAGGGTGCCCATGATGTCAGCCCCACAGGCCATCTTGAAATATGGCTTTGACTCGGAGCTCAACTGCAAG ATTGCACAGCTCCCCCTGACAGGAGGCATCAGCATCATGTTCTTCCTGCCCCAAAGCGTGACCCAGAATATGACCCTGATTGAGGAGAGCCTCACCTCCGAGTTTGTCCATGACATTGACAAGCAGCTGAAGACCGTCCACGCGGTGCTGAGCATGCCCCGGCTCAAATTGACAGCAGAGACTGGGCTCACTGGCACCCTCCAGGAAATGC ggctccaGGCGCTCTTCTCAACACCTGACTTCAGCAAGATTGCCGCAAAGGCCATCAAGCTCTCCCACGTCCAACACAAAGTGGCCTTGGAACTCGGGGAAGATGGGGTCAGCTCTGTGTTCACACCAGACACGGAGGCTGCCCGCCTGAATTTCCCCATCGACTATCACCTGGACAAGCCTTTCCTCTTTGTGCTCCGGGACAATGAGACAGGCACACTCCTCTTCATCGGGAAAATCCTGGACCCCCGGAGTACTTAG